A single window of Ictalurus punctatus breed USDA103 chromosome 27, Coco_2.0, whole genome shotgun sequence DNA harbors:
- the LOC108259354 gene encoding uncharacterized protein LOC108259354 isoform X2: MLPVHSVYPLVLGKTMNSDKHFMDCLRSEMKLHEVDSQNDCDVLIAFVPIVSRAGTDIQAALERIPKHSYKRVVLVSLHHTFDQDYIAPDSRHSVHRNDVFAVDLLYHEDMGLLKSRTNDEALKRVIKHLGGETPYKAADKTEFIPWLCAVLSSFLFYFVLPEGYSFFHFLILEIFLIIVSGSLSYYSKYLKNSKYHLGKWTPWIFTGMNVVLMLVFLSSTKESVHELNNATEHS; this comes from the exons TACACAGTGTCTACCCTCTGGTTTTAGGGAAAACCATGAACTCCGATAAGCACTTTATGGATTGTCTCAGATCCGAAATGAAGCTACATGAAGTGGACTCGCAGAATGACTGTGATGTCCTCATTGCTTTCGTCCCGATTGTGTCTCGAGCTGGAACGGACATTCAAGCTGCTCTTGAAAGAATTCCCA aaCATTCATACAAGCGCGTCGTTCTGGTGTCTCTCCACCACACATTCGATCAGGATTACATCGCACCAGACAGCAGACACTCTGTTCACAGGAATGACGTGTTTGCTGTGGACCTTCTCTATCATGAAGACATGGGACTGCTGAAATCCCGAACCAATGATGAGGCACTGAAAAGAGTAATAAAGCATCTAGGAGGAGAAACACCATATAAG GCTGCGGACAAGACCGAATTTATTCCTTGGTTATGCGCCGTGCTGAGcagctttcttttttactttgttcTGCCAGAAGGGTACAGCTTCTTCCACTTCTTAATTTTGGAGATATTTCTGATTATCGTATCTGGGTCCCTGAGTTACTACAGCAAGTATCTCAAAAATAGCAAATACCACCTTGGGAAGTGGACTCCTTGGATTTTTACTGGTATGAATGTTGTCCTCATGCTTGTATTTCTGAGTTCCACTAAGGAGTCTGTGCATGAGTTGAATAATGCCACTGAACACAGTTAA
- the LOC108259354 gene encoding uncharacterized protein LOC108259354 isoform X1, with the protein MLPVHSVYPLVLGKTMNSDKHFMDCLRSEMKLHEVDSQNDCDVLIAFVPIVSRAGTDIQAALERIPTEHSYKRVVLVSLHHTFDQDYIAPDSRHSVHRNDVFAVDLLYHEDMGLLKSRTNDEALKRVIKHLGGETPYKAADKTEFIPWLCAVLSSFLFYFVLPEGYSFFHFLILEIFLIIVSGSLSYYSKYLKNSKYHLGKWTPWIFTGMNVVLMLVFLSSTKESVHELNNATEHS; encoded by the exons TACACAGTGTCTACCCTCTGGTTTTAGGGAAAACCATGAACTCCGATAAGCACTTTATGGATTGTCTCAGATCCGAAATGAAGCTACATGAAGTGGACTCGCAGAATGACTGTGATGTCCTCATTGCTTTCGTCCCGATTGTGTCTCGAGCTGGAACGGACATTCAAGCTGCTCTTGAAAGAATTCCCA cagaaCATTCATACAAGCGCGTCGTTCTGGTGTCTCTCCACCACACATTCGATCAGGATTACATCGCACCAGACAGCAGACACTCTGTTCACAGGAATGACGTGTTTGCTGTGGACCTTCTCTATCATGAAGACATGGGACTGCTGAAATCCCGAACCAATGATGAGGCACTGAAAAGAGTAATAAAGCATCTAGGAGGAGAAACACCATATAAG GCTGCGGACAAGACCGAATTTATTCCTTGGTTATGCGCCGTGCTGAGcagctttcttttttactttgttcTGCCAGAAGGGTACAGCTTCTTCCACTTCTTAATTTTGGAGATATTTCTGATTATCGTATCTGGGTCCCTGAGTTACTACAGCAAGTATCTCAAAAATAGCAAATACCACCTTGGGAAGTGGACTCCTTGGATTTTTACTGGTATGAATGTTGTCCTCATGCTTGTATTTCTGAGTTCCACTAAGGAGTCTGTGCATGAGTTGAATAATGCCACTGAACACAGTTAA
- the LOC124626423 gene encoding uncharacterized protein LOC124626423 isoform X1, with the protein MTQVFPEIIRFFVMVLGNTMNSHKTFMERLTISQKLREVNSVNNSDVIIAFVPVVSRAGTDIGAAMGKIPQGKPVVLVVLHHTFDQDYIAPDSRLCVNRKDVFAVDCLYHEDQGLLNCLRNDDAIRAVKKHLRCDDHIEDDSSCASCVGLKLRKSDAETGGAIHPQFPSHGASHAPADFRSYNNVNMMQKLGGRSTLNFQGMVRHRCIRILLVLGIFLAIGVGIGVGFGVGIGAGFGVGIVVFCVVVMLVIVTWVKSFQNRLP; encoded by the exons ATGACCCAAG TCTTTCCAGAGATAATCAGATTTTTTGTCATGGTCCTTGGGAACACCATGAATTCCCACAAGACCTTCATGGAGCGTCTGACAATTTCACAAAAACTTCGTGAAGTGAATTCGGTGAACAACAGTGATGTCATCATTGCTTTTGTCCCAGTTGTGTCTCGAGCTGGAACTGACATTGGAGCTGCAATGGGCAAAATTCCTC agggTAAGCCTGTCGTTCTCGTGGTGCTCCACCACACATTCGATCAGGATTACATCGCTCCGGACAGCAGACTCTGTGTGAACAGGAAGGATGTGTTTGCTGTAGATTGTCTctatcatgaagaccaaggtcTGCTGAATTGCCTGCGCAATGACGACGCGATCAGAGCCGTGAAGAAGCACCTGAGATGCGACGACCACATTGAGGACGACTCCAGCTGTGCAAGCTGTGTTGGG CTCAAACTACGTAAATCCGATGCAGAAACTGGGGGGGCGATCCACCCTCAATTTCCAAGCCATG gtgcGTCACACGCCCCTGCTGACTTCCGAAGTTACAACAACGTAAATATGATGCAGAAACTGGGGGGGCGATCCACCCTCAATTTCCAAGGCATG gtgcGTCACAGATGTATCAGGATATTGCTTGTTCTGGGCATTTTCCTGGCGATTGGTGTGGGTATTGGTGTGGGTTTTGGTGTGGGAATCGGTGCGGGTTTTGGAGTGGgtattgttgtgttttgtgttgtagTCATGCTTGTGATTGTTACCTGGGTTAAAAGCTTTCAAAACCGTTTACCATGA
- the LOC124626423 gene encoding uncharacterized protein LOC124626423 isoform X3, whose product MTQEIIRFFVMVLGNTMNSHKTFMERLTISQKLREVNSVNNSDVIIAFVPVVSRAGTDIGAAMGKIPQGKPVVLVVLHHTFDQDYIAPDSRLCVNRKDVFAVDCLYHEDQGLLNCLRNDDAIRAVKKHLRCDDHIEDDSSCASCVGLKLRKSDAETGGAIHPQFPSHGASHAPADFRSYNNVNMMQKLGGRSTLNFQGMVRHRCIRILLVLGIFLAIGVGIGVGFGVGIGAGFGVGIVVFCVVVMLVIVTWVKSFQNRLP is encoded by the exons ATGACCCAAG AGATAATCAGATTTTTTGTCATGGTCCTTGGGAACACCATGAATTCCCACAAGACCTTCATGGAGCGTCTGACAATTTCACAAAAACTTCGTGAAGTGAATTCGGTGAACAACAGTGATGTCATCATTGCTTTTGTCCCAGTTGTGTCTCGAGCTGGAACTGACATTGGAGCTGCAATGGGCAAAATTCCTC agggTAAGCCTGTCGTTCTCGTGGTGCTCCACCACACATTCGATCAGGATTACATCGCTCCGGACAGCAGACTCTGTGTGAACAGGAAGGATGTGTTTGCTGTAGATTGTCTctatcatgaagaccaaggtcTGCTGAATTGCCTGCGCAATGACGACGCGATCAGAGCCGTGAAGAAGCACCTGAGATGCGACGACCACATTGAGGACGACTCCAGCTGTGCAAGCTGTGTTGGG CTCAAACTACGTAAATCCGATGCAGAAACTGGGGGGGCGATCCACCCTCAATTTCCAAGCCATG gtgcGTCACACGCCCCTGCTGACTTCCGAAGTTACAACAACGTAAATATGATGCAGAAACTGGGGGGGCGATCCACCCTCAATTTCCAAGGCATG gtgcGTCACAGATGTATCAGGATATTGCTTGTTCTGGGCATTTTCCTGGCGATTGGTGTGGGTATTGGTGTGGGTTTTGGTGTGGGAATCGGTGCGGGTTTTGGAGTGGgtattgttgtgttttgtgttgtagTCATGCTTGTGATTGTTACCTGGGTTAAAAGCTTTCAAAACCGTTTACCATGA
- the LOC124626423 gene encoding uncharacterized protein LOC124626423 isoform X2 produces MTQVFPEIIRFFVMVLGNTMNSHKTFMERLTISQKLREVNSVNNSDVIIAFVPVVSRAGTDIGAAMGKIPQGKPVVLVVLHHTFDQDYIAPDSRLCVNRKDVFAVDCLYHEDQGLLNCLRNDDAIRAVKKHLRCDDHIEDDSSCASCLKLRKSDAETGGAIHPQFPSHGASHAPADFRSYNNVNMMQKLGGRSTLNFQGMVRHRCIRILLVLGIFLAIGVGIGVGFGVGIGAGFGVGIVVFCVVVMLVIVTWVKSFQNRLP; encoded by the exons ATGACCCAAG TCTTTCCAGAGATAATCAGATTTTTTGTCATGGTCCTTGGGAACACCATGAATTCCCACAAGACCTTCATGGAGCGTCTGACAATTTCACAAAAACTTCGTGAAGTGAATTCGGTGAACAACAGTGATGTCATCATTGCTTTTGTCCCAGTTGTGTCTCGAGCTGGAACTGACATTGGAGCTGCAATGGGCAAAATTCCTC agggTAAGCCTGTCGTTCTCGTGGTGCTCCACCACACATTCGATCAGGATTACATCGCTCCGGACAGCAGACTCTGTGTGAACAGGAAGGATGTGTTTGCTGTAGATTGTCTctatcatgaagaccaaggtcTGCTGAATTGCCTGCGCAATGACGACGCGATCAGAGCCGTGAAGAAGCACCTGAGATGCGACGACCACATTGAGGACGACTCCAGCTGTGCAAGCTGT CTCAAACTACGTAAATCCGATGCAGAAACTGGGGGGGCGATCCACCCTCAATTTCCAAGCCATG gtgcGTCACACGCCCCTGCTGACTTCCGAAGTTACAACAACGTAAATATGATGCAGAAACTGGGGGGGCGATCCACCCTCAATTTCCAAGGCATG gtgcGTCACAGATGTATCAGGATATTGCTTGTTCTGGGCATTTTCCTGGCGATTGGTGTGGGTATTGGTGTGGGTTTTGGTGTGGGAATCGGTGCGGGTTTTGGAGTGGgtattgttgtgttttgtgttgtagTCATGCTTGTGATTGTTACCTGGGTTAAAAGCTTTCAAAACCGTTTACCATGA
- the LOC124626423 gene encoding uncharacterized protein LOC124626423 isoform X5 encodes MTQVFPEIIRFFVMVLGNTMNSHKTFMERLTISQKLREVNSVNNSDVIIAFVPVVSRAGTDIGAAMGKIPQGKPVVLVVLHHTFDQDYIAPDSRLCVNRKDVFAVDCLYHEDQGLLNCLRNDDAIRAVKKHLRCDDHIEDDSSCASCLKLRKSDAETGGAIHPQFPSHGASQMYQDIACSGHFPGDWCGYWCGFWCGNRCGFWSGYCCVLCCSHACDCYLG; translated from the exons ATGACCCAAG TCTTTCCAGAGATAATCAGATTTTTTGTCATGGTCCTTGGGAACACCATGAATTCCCACAAGACCTTCATGGAGCGTCTGACAATTTCACAAAAACTTCGTGAAGTGAATTCGGTGAACAACAGTGATGTCATCATTGCTTTTGTCCCAGTTGTGTCTCGAGCTGGAACTGACATTGGAGCTGCAATGGGCAAAATTCCTC agggTAAGCCTGTCGTTCTCGTGGTGCTCCACCACACATTCGATCAGGATTACATCGCTCCGGACAGCAGACTCTGTGTGAACAGGAAGGATGTGTTTGCTGTAGATTGTCTctatcatgaagaccaaggtcTGCTGAATTGCCTGCGCAATGACGACGCGATCAGAGCCGTGAAGAAGCACCTGAGATGCGACGACCACATTGAGGACGACTCCAGCTGTGCAAGCTGT CTCAAACTACGTAAATCCGATGCAGAAACTGGGGGGGCGATCCACCCTCAATTTCCAAGCCATG gtgcGTCACAGATGTATCAGGATATTGCTTGTTCTGGGCATTTTCCTGGCGATTGGTGTGGGTATTGGTGTGGGTTTTGGTGTGGGAATCGGTGCGGGTTTTGGAGTGGgtattgttgtgttttgtgttgtagTCATGCTTGTGATTGTTACCTGGGTTAA
- the LOC124626423 gene encoding uncharacterized protein LOC124626423 isoform X4 — protein sequence MTQVFPEIIRFFVMVLGNTMNSHKTFMERLTISQKLREVNSVNNSDVIIAFVPVVSRAGTDIGAAMGKIPQGKPVVLVVLHHTFDQDYIAPDSRLCVNRKDVFAVDCLYHEDQGLLNCLRNDDAIRAVKKHLRCDDHIEDDSSCASCVGLKLRKSDAETGGAIHPQFPSHGASQMYQDIACSGHFPGDWCGYWCGFWCGNRCGFWSGYCCVLCCSHACDCYLG from the exons ATGACCCAAG TCTTTCCAGAGATAATCAGATTTTTTGTCATGGTCCTTGGGAACACCATGAATTCCCACAAGACCTTCATGGAGCGTCTGACAATTTCACAAAAACTTCGTGAAGTGAATTCGGTGAACAACAGTGATGTCATCATTGCTTTTGTCCCAGTTGTGTCTCGAGCTGGAACTGACATTGGAGCTGCAATGGGCAAAATTCCTC agggTAAGCCTGTCGTTCTCGTGGTGCTCCACCACACATTCGATCAGGATTACATCGCTCCGGACAGCAGACTCTGTGTGAACAGGAAGGATGTGTTTGCTGTAGATTGTCTctatcatgaagaccaaggtcTGCTGAATTGCCTGCGCAATGACGACGCGATCAGAGCCGTGAAGAAGCACCTGAGATGCGACGACCACATTGAGGACGACTCCAGCTGTGCAAGCTGTGTTGGG CTCAAACTACGTAAATCCGATGCAGAAACTGGGGGGGCGATCCACCCTCAATTTCCAAGCCATG gtgcGTCACAGATGTATCAGGATATTGCTTGTTCTGGGCATTTTCCTGGCGATTGGTGTGGGTATTGGTGTGGGTTTTGGTGTGGGAATCGGTGCGGGTTTTGGAGTGGgtattgttgtgttttgtgttgtagTCATGCTTGTGATTGTTACCTGGGTTAA
- the LOC108262139 gene encoding uncharacterized protein LOC108262139 isoform X1 translates to MTQVFPEIIRFFVMVLGNTMNSHKTFMERLTISQKLREVNSVNDSDVIIAFVPIVSRAGTDIGAAMGKIPQGKPVVFVALHHTFNLDEIVPDSRRCVNTDRVFAVDCLYHEDQGLLNCRHNDDAIRSVKKHLRCDDHTEDDSSWASRFWLKLRKSDAETGGVIHPQFPSHGASHAPADFRSYNNVNRMQKLGGRSTLNFQAMAADKTELIPWLCAVLSSLLFYFVLPEGYSFFNFLILEIFLIIISVSLSYYSKYLKNSKYHLGKWTPWIFTGMNVVLMLVT, encoded by the exons ATGACCCAAG TCTTTCCAGAGATAATCAGATTTTTTGTCATGGTCCTTGGGAACACCATGAATTCCCACAAGACCTTCATGGAGCGTCTGACAATTTCACAAAAACTTCGTGAAGTGAATTCGGTGAACGACAGTGATGTCATCATTGCTTTTGTCCCAATTGTGTCTCGAGCTGGAACTGACATTGGAGCTGCAATGGGCAAAATTCCTC agggtaAGCCTGTCGTTTTTGTGGCGCTCCACCACACGTTTAATCTAGATGAAATTGTTCCAGACAGCAGACGCTGTGTAAACACAGACAGAGTGTTTGCTGTAGATTGTCTctatcatgaagaccaaggtcTGCTGAATTGCCGGCACAATGACGATGCGATCAGATCCGTGAAGAAGCACCTGAGATGCGACGaccacactgaggacgactccAGCTGGGCAAGCCGTTTTTGG CTCAAACTACGTAAATCCGATGCAGAAACTGGGGGGGTGATCCACCCTCAATTTCCAAGCCATG gtgcGTCACACGCCCCTGCTGACTTCCGAAGTTACAACAACGTAAATAGGATGCAGAAACTGGGTGGGCGATCCACCCTCAATTTCCAAGCCATG GCTGCGGACAAGACCGAATTGATTCCTTGGTTATGTGCCGTGCTGAGCAGCcttcttttttactttgttcTGCCAGAAGGGTACAGCTTCTTCAACTTCTTAATTTTGGAGATATTTCTGATTATCATATCTGTGTCCCTGAGTTACTACAGCAAGTATCTCAAAAATAGCAAATACCACCTTGGGAAGTGGACTCCTTGGATTTTTACTGGTATGAACGTTGTCCTCATGCTTGTCACATAG
- the LOC108262139 gene encoding uncharacterized protein LOC108262139 isoform X2, with the protein MTQEIIRFFVMVLGNTMNSHKTFMERLTISQKLREVNSVNDSDVIIAFVPIVSRAGTDIGAAMGKIPQGKPVVFVALHHTFNLDEIVPDSRRCVNTDRVFAVDCLYHEDQGLLNCRHNDDAIRSVKKHLRCDDHTEDDSSWASRFWLKLRKSDAETGGVIHPQFPSHGASHAPADFRSYNNVNRMQKLGGRSTLNFQAMAADKTELIPWLCAVLSSLLFYFVLPEGYSFFNFLILEIFLIIISVSLSYYSKYLKNSKYHLGKWTPWIFTGMNVVLMLVT; encoded by the exons ATGACCCAAG AGATAATCAGATTTTTTGTCATGGTCCTTGGGAACACCATGAATTCCCACAAGACCTTCATGGAGCGTCTGACAATTTCACAAAAACTTCGTGAAGTGAATTCGGTGAACGACAGTGATGTCATCATTGCTTTTGTCCCAATTGTGTCTCGAGCTGGAACTGACATTGGAGCTGCAATGGGCAAAATTCCTC agggtaAGCCTGTCGTTTTTGTGGCGCTCCACCACACGTTTAATCTAGATGAAATTGTTCCAGACAGCAGACGCTGTGTAAACACAGACAGAGTGTTTGCTGTAGATTGTCTctatcatgaagaccaaggtcTGCTGAATTGCCGGCACAATGACGATGCGATCAGATCCGTGAAGAAGCACCTGAGATGCGACGaccacactgaggacgactccAGCTGGGCAAGCCGTTTTTGG CTCAAACTACGTAAATCCGATGCAGAAACTGGGGGGGTGATCCACCCTCAATTTCCAAGCCATG gtgcGTCACACGCCCCTGCTGACTTCCGAAGTTACAACAACGTAAATAGGATGCAGAAACTGGGTGGGCGATCCACCCTCAATTTCCAAGCCATG GCTGCGGACAAGACCGAATTGATTCCTTGGTTATGTGCCGTGCTGAGCAGCcttcttttttactttgttcTGCCAGAAGGGTACAGCTTCTTCAACTTCTTAATTTTGGAGATATTTCTGATTATCATATCTGTGTCCCTGAGTTACTACAGCAAGTATCTCAAAAATAGCAAATACCACCTTGGGAAGTGGACTCCTTGGATTTTTACTGGTATGAACGTTGTCCTCATGCTTGTCACATAG